The Cucumis melo cultivar AY chromosome 9, USDA_Cmelo_AY_1.0, whole genome shotgun sequence genome includes the window CATTGTCTGTTTCTCATCCTACGCCGGTAAGTATACAAACAAACTCctctgttttttttcttctctttctctctttacAAACCCAGACAAGATGAAAATTTCATCTTTGTATGTACAGAGATCGCATGTTGGATGTACACAGGGGAAAGACAAGTAAGCACATTGAGAAAAAAGTATTTAGAAGCTGTTTTGAAACAAGATGTTGGATTCTTCGACACTGATGCAAGAACAGGGGATGTTGTTTTTAGTGTTTCAACAGACACTCTTCTTGTACAAGATGCAATCAGTGAGAAGGTaacttcttttttctaaaatggaGAAAAATCTAATAGTAGCTAATGTAGGGGCAAAATGGATTACTTCATTCAGCAAAATACCCATCTGGGTAGTTGCTACTTTCATTAATTAAAACCAATATGCGCAGATTAGCAAGAAGATAAGTTTTAACATGCGCCATTGCAGAGCATCGCCATTAATACACTGATTCCACACCAAAAACAagcatctttcttctttttattgaaatggggtttcatttttttttgtttaggtGGGGAACTTCATTCACTATCTTTCGACTTTCTTGGCTGGATTGGTTGTGGGTTTTGTGTCAGCATGGAGATTAGCTCTTTTGAGTATAGCAGTAATTCCTGGAATAGCTTTTGCTGGTGGTTTATATGCTTATACTCTCACTGGTCTTACTTCAAAGAGTCGAGAATCCTATGCAAATGCTGGCATCATTGCCGAACAGgtgaaagatttttttttcttttccttttttgtctATCTTTGTTGTAATGTTTAAGTTTCAACTCTGTTTCACTGttctgttttccttttgttCTTAGCAACATGCCATGATTATGTTGTAATCATCATTTTTTGTTATTAAATTCATTCTAATCTTCACTCCCTAATGTTATTCAaagtttgattcttttttaGTCAAACCCACAGTAAAGTAGAATCACAATCACATGGTATGTTGAACATAACATGATATGTTTCTTTCATAAACGTTTTCTTATTAGGCGATTGCTCAAGTTCGAACTGTTTACTCTTATGTTGGGGAAAGCAAAGCTTTGAATTCCTATTCAGATTCAATTCAAAACACTTTGAAAATTGGATACAAAGCAGGAATGGCTAAAGGGTTGGGTCTTGGTTGTACTTATGGCATTGCTTGTATGTCTTGGGCACTTGTTTTCTGGTATGCTGGTGTTTTCATCCGAAACGGACAAACAGACGGTGGTAAAGCCTTCACTGCTATATTCTCCGCCATCGTCGGTGGCATGTAAGACTCAATAAATTAGAATCTTCGGTTTAACTAATCATACATCAGGATTATAGTTTTTGTTGAATGTGGTTTTTGTGTAATGCTATAGGAGTTTGGGGCAGTCATTTTCCAATTTGGGAGCATTTAGTAAAGGGAAAGCAGCAGGGTATAAATTGATGGAGATTATCAAACAGAAGCCTACAATAATTCAAGACCCATTAGATGGGAAATGTTTGGGTGAAGTTAATGGCAACATTGAGTTCAAAGATGTAAGCTTTAGCTACCCATCTAGACCGGATGTGATGATCTTTAGGGATTTCTCCATTTTCTTCCCGGCCGGGAAAACAGTGGCTGTTGTCGGCGGTAGCGGTTCCGGGAAAAGCACCGTTGTTTCTCTCATTGAAAGATTCTATGATCCCAATCAAGGTTAGTTATCAAACCAATGCATATAAACCAACTAACACTTGTGAATTGTGTTCTTATTTTATttcctttgttttctttaaaaacagGGCAGGTTTTATTAGACAATGTAGACATCAAGACACTGCAATTGAAATGGCTACGTGATCAAATTGGTTTAGTGAATCAAGAACCGGCTTTGTTTGCAACCACCATTTACGAAAACATTCTCTATGGCAAACCCGATGCCACGACGGCGGAGGTTGAAGCTGCCGCGGCTGCAGCCAATGCACATAGCTTTATCACGTTGCTCCCCAATGGCTACGATACCCAAGTTAGTAAAATCTCCAAATGGGTTTTCAGTTTCATTactatttagttatttttttccATAACATAACAAGTTTCTAATCAAAACCCAGGTGGGGGAAAGAGGATTACAACTCTCCGGTGGACAAAAACAGAGAATCGCCATAGCCAGAGCAATGTTGAAGAACCCCAAAATCCTTCTCCTCGATGAAGCTACTAGCGCTCTCGATGCAGGCTCTGAGAGCATAGTTCAAGAAGCTTTAGATCGTTTAATGGTCGGAAGAACAACGGTGGTAGTCGCACATCGATTATCAACCATAAGAAATGTTGATTCGATTGCAGTAATACAACAGGGGCAAGTCGTCGAAACAGGAACTCACGACGAACTAATCACCAAATCCGGTGCTTATTCTTCGTTAATCCGATTCCAAGAAATGGTTCGAAACAGAGAATTCTCGAATCCATCTACACGTCGAACACGATCGTCACGGCTTAGCCATTCATTATCAACAAAATCATTAAGCCTCCGCTCCGGCAGTCTCAGGAATTTGAGCTATTCGTATAGCACCGGTGCTGATGGCCGAATCGAAATGGTCTCGAACGCCGAAACCGATCGGAAAAACCCTGCCCCAGATGGCTATTTCCTTCGTCTTCTTAAACTCAACGGCCCTGAATGGCCGTATTCAATAATGGGCGCTGTTGGCTCTGTTCTCTCCGGTTTCATCAGTCCAACATTCGCCATTGTTATGAGCAACATGATTGAGGTTTTCTATTACAGAAATTCATCCGCCATGGAAAGGAAAATCAAAGAATTCGTATTCATCTACA containing:
- the LOC103498477 gene encoding ABC transporter B family member 19: MAEPVTEPKALPEPEKKKEQSLPFHQLFSFADKYDWFLMILGSFGAIIHGSSMPVFFLLFGEMVNGFGKNQSNFHKMTAEVSKYALYFVYLGLIVCFSSYAEIACWMYTGERQVSTLRKKYLEAVLKQDVGFFDTDARTGDVVFSVSTDTLLVQDAISEKVGNFIHYLSTFLAGLVVGFVSAWRLALLSIAVIPGIAFAGGLYAYTLTGLTSKSRESYANAGIIAEQAIAQVRTVYSYVGESKALNSYSDSIQNTLKIGYKAGMAKGLGLGCTYGIACMSWALVFWYAGVFIRNGQTDGGKAFTAIFSAIVGGMSLGQSFSNLGAFSKGKAAGYKLMEIIKQKPTIIQDPLDGKCLGEVNGNIEFKDVSFSYPSRPDVMIFRDFSIFFPAGKTVAVVGGSGSGKSTVVSLIERFYDPNQGQVLLDNVDIKTLQLKWLRDQIGLVNQEPALFATTIYENILYGKPDATTAEVEAAAAAANAHSFITLLPNGYDTQVGERGLQLSGGQKQRIAIARAMLKNPKILLLDEATSALDAGSESIVQEALDRLMVGRTTVVVAHRLSTIRNVDSIAVIQQGQVVETGTHDELITKSGAYSSLIRFQEMVRNREFSNPSTRRTRSSRLSHSLSTKSLSLRSGSLRNLSYSYSTGADGRIEMVSNAETDRKNPAPDGYFLRLLKLNGPEWPYSIMGAVGSVLSGFISPTFAIVMSNMIEVFYYRNSSAMERKIKEFVFIYIGIGVYAVVAYLIQHYFFTIMGENLTTRVRRMMLAAILRNEVGWFDEEEHNSSLVAARLATDAADVKSAIAERISVILQNMTSLFTSFIVAFIVEWRVSLLILAAFPLLVLANMAQQLSLKGFAGDTAKAHAKTSMIAGEGVSNIRTVAAFNAQDKILSLFRHELRVPQRQSLRRSQTAGILFGISQLALYASEALVLWYGVHLVSNGGSTFSKVIKVFVVLVVTANSVAETVSLAPEIVRGGESIGSVFSILDRPTRIDPDDPEAETVETLRGEIELRHVDFAYPSRPDVMVFKDLNLRIRAGQSQALVGASGSGKSSVIALIERFYDPLAGKVMIDGKDIRRLNLQSLRLKIGLVQQEPALFAASIFDNIAYGKDGATESEVIEAARAANVHGFVSGLPDGYNTPVGERGVQLSGGQKQRIAIARAVLKDPTILLLDEATSALDAESECVLQEALERLMRGRTTVVVAHRLSTIRSVDSIGVVQDGRIVEQGSHNELLSRAEGAYSRLLQLQHQHI